The following nucleotide sequence is from Hippoglossus stenolepis isolate QCI-W04-F060 chromosome 18, HSTE1.2, whole genome shotgun sequence.
AGCCTTCTCCGTCGTCCAGCAGCAGGTGGCGCCGTGGccgcagcaggagaggaagaagaacaggaaGCGGGAGAAGGAGCTTGGTGTTTGGCTAACCTTCCCGGTTCACGTTGTGGTGGCCGGCCTCGAGGCCGCGGCTCCGAAGGTGTCCTACGTTTGTGACGAACGCGGCGAGCTACCAGGTGGACGTCCACACTCTCATCCAATGGGAACAGGGCAGAGAGCTGAGCACCGATGTCTGGTTGGATCTCCTGAAAGAGATTTAACATGTTCAAAACAAACGTTAACAAATGTCTCAGAACCTGAAAATGAAATGGCCAGGAATCAAATGGCGTGCTGACCTGTCCATCACGTCCAATCTTCACAGGCTTGTGTTCGTTCCAGGGGTTCGACAGATGAGACGTCTTCGTGAATGGAAGTTCTCTCCTGACGgcaaaaagaggaggaggcttGTGATGTTGtggtgttattgttgttgtttttgtgattgtCATCATTGTTGTAGTTTACCTGCAGAGCCAGTCGATCTTGAAGACTCCGCCCAGCATCTTGGCGTTCATACCGGCAGGAAGTACCCAGTGGATAGGAGATCCGCCATGATGAGACTCCGATGCCAAACGAGCAAAACCTACGGttgagacaaagacaaatttaaaaacagtgaagggggaaaaaaatgtattctcaaTAAagttaatgattatttttaaccTTGGAATTTTCCACTTTCCCTCACGGAGAAGACGAGGACGACGCTGCGAGCCGAGCGGAACGCTGCATTCAACTTCTTCTCATTCACCGGCAGCGTCGACCACACGCCCTGAACACAATGACATCATCGTTAACAAGATACATCACACACCCTGAACACGATGACATCATAATCAACACGTTACATCACTGCGTCATTGTACCTTAGCTTTAGCCAACGACACGTTTTCATGGTTGTTGCTCTTGATGAGGAAGAAGCGAGCATCTCGCAGGATGTATCGTAATTTACTGGTCGGATCTGAAAccacacaggaagaggaagtaatctgattactttaATCTGATTATAGTAAGATTGTTACTTCACAGTGACTCAAACTTAATGACGACATGTTAAAACATTGTTTACAGAGAAATAAAGTTGGCCGCCTTACTCTCCATCCCTTTGCGAACAGCCCGGACCGACGACGACAacttctcctgcttcttctccgaatctttcaaagtaaaagcatagAAACTAACTGAATGaatgattcattaaaaaaaattcacaagCATCTCATCCTCGATGTTTGTTACAACTCAAATTACAACGTTCCACCACAGGAAATAATGATTGGTCTTTTATTGATGATAATGATCATGGATAAAAACAGGCATCATTCATTGTAGTCATGATTACCTGAGGCATCTGAGGCGGAGCCTGAACGAGCCGACTCGCCATCGTCAGAGAAACTAACAGAGGAGGCGGAGCGCGAGTCACCAGCTTCGCTCCGAGTGTCGTAGTCGTTACCCTCACCACCGCCACGTCTCTCAtactcctcttcttcctcttcctccttctctccttcttcctcctcctcctcctcctcttcctccatgccctcctcctcttcatcttcctcctgctcctcgtcttcctcctctacGTGGGAGCCGGCAGGGGAGGAGCTTCCTGACCCCTGGTCTGAGCCATACTCTTCTGCCACATCgtcctctgattggttgatcgCCCCTTGGGGTGTCGGGCTCGGAGGCCGCTCTTCACGCCGCAGCTTCTGTagacaaacaggaaataaatgtgattggctgaaagcctggacactgactgtgtgtgtgtgtactcaacACAGAGTAGCAGCAGTACTGGCAGTATTAATAAGTAGTATTAGTCGCAGTAATAGCAGTGGTGTGAATACCTGGCTCAGACCCTCCAGGCCTCTTTGGGCTTCTCTGCGTCTAGCGTCTTCTGCTCCTCGGCTCCTTGTCGCCTCTCGGGAGACTCGCCGATTCTTTCGCTCCTCATAGTAATCGTTACGGTAGCCGGTGCTGGCGGTGTGTCTGCCACGGGGGCTGGATGGCGTCTTcttggaggaggaaagaggcgGGCCTGGGGCTCTCTTATTATTGGAGGATGATCTGGAGGGGGCATGGCCTGACGAGGGGCGGAGCCTCTTCAGGTCATGACTGTCGGAGCGttcacttttcctctttgttcctgAGAGCGAGACATTATTTAACCACTGTTTTAACCACAAAATCAGTCATAGTGGGAATAGCAGTAACAGTCGTGATATCAGTAGTAGTATCAGTACCTTTCTTGTCACTGacgtctctctcactctctggaTTGTACAACTCGTCGTCTTGATCTGGAGCCTCGGTCAGAAGATCCTCAAGAACGTTCAGCTCTCCATCTGACACACAgggaaactttatttaaactaacACATCTGACACATACTTTATTTAAACTAAAGACcagagtcaaataaaaacagtgaaatcacTGATTCATATGTTGataaaatgacacatttacTTAAAGCTAATCTGTTGTAAAAGCTGAAGGAAATGACGTCATAATATACTTAATGATCATTCTAACTATAAATCAGGACATTCACCACTTCCTGTCTTTATTATGACGTAGTGATGAACCAGCCACAGCCAGTGCGGGTCAGAAACACGCGTGTGTTTGACGTAGACGATGCGTGTTTAGAAGTGCGTGAAGCTGCAGAATGAACAGATGAACGCAGGCTGGTGTCGTGGCTTCACGCAGCAGGACACGTTAGAACCAAGGAGTCACGcacgagctgctgctgatcaaTAACTGAGACATAACTCGTCACCAGCTGCTAACTAGTGTAACCATGTGCCACTGGTCAATAAGCTGATCGATAACCAATCGGCAGCAGATTCAAGTCCGATCAGAACAAAGATAGCACACATGCTAACAGCTAGCCGCGGCTAACAAAGCCTCACCTTTGTCCTCGCGCCGGTCGGCCGCCATCACCGCCGCCGTGACGTGTCCGCGCCTCGTGCTCAGGTGAACGTGCAGGTGAACAGATCGGATCTGAATTCACAAAcgaaataataagaaaaactaACGTAGGGGAGCTGAGAGCAAATGGCGGACAGACTGTTGTTGGAGCGGCTTCTTCTTCTGGTGAGAAACATGCGAACTACCGCCACCTGCTGGAGCGGAGCACCTACCGGCTGACACGTGACTGCACACAGTTAATACGTTCATCGTTGTGACGTCACGTCGTTCAAGAACGTTACAAAAAGTCCAATAATGACTGACGGTCCAGAATATATTACTATCAATGTTTTAGATAATAATTACATCTTGGTTAATATCAGTAACTCCACTGACTCATCATAAAAACATGCATGTTCACAAGTCACTCCCCAGGACCAAAAGCCTTTCTGGACACTAAACAGTTCCAGACATGAGCAGGTCAACAGCAAATTCAAAATCTGATCAATGACTATTGGTGCGAAGCAAAACTGATGttgtcaaagaaaaaagagcAACTGAAGAAAAGATGCAGTtaacctttctctctcttagCGGGAGGCTCTGTCTGATGGGGAGAGATGAATATATCAACTTACTAAATAATTTGGACTATTAATGTAAATCATGGGCCAAAGGAGCTTACATTCATTCTAGTACAAAATGGTTGGAAGAGGGTAAACAAAACTCATCCTCCTTTTTCAGATTGATCAATTGAAGgtgaaagacaaaataataagCATTCTTACGTGGCTCTCTCCTTGGATGTGGATTCTGCGTTATCGAAcagaattaatgttttattttgtgtgtagaACAGAGTTCATTACATTCAAAAGTCTGTGATCATCAAGAACTCATTGTGGGGGTTTGAATTTTGTGGACTTCCCAACTATAAACAATACATTCAAGATTAATTGGCTTCTCACATTTATTACTAACCCTTCTGTTTTATGGAATTTATACCAAAGTATGTCTTTTCCAAATTGTGAAACTTTCATAAGCAGATGCTTTTGACTTGGTCTCTCCTATTTAAACATAACTTCTCTCCACATTAGTATTACGTCTGGAATAATGACATTCtctacaaaaaataaatctttatttcttcaaaatatCACACTTGTTGGTCAACTATTTGATCCCAATGGCAGGTTGTATAGCTACTCTGATTTCTTAAGGAAATGACAAATTGCCATTACAGTCAAGGAGCAGAATCTTTTAttatgtatttcatttattggCCTGAAGGATAAGCAAAGAgcaataaacagtaaaaaaaataaaaatacaaaaatctttatttatcaaattaaacatgtcaaacaaaatcaaactatGACCAAAGCgtttggatgttttgttttgaaaatatcaTGGCGGAAGTGTAGTCACAGACCGGAAGTCCGCGTCATTCCTCGCAGCTGAGTAGAACCGGCTCAAACACACTGAACTTATTTTATCTGTAAAAAGACGAAAGAAACATAaactttcatttccttttggACACAACATGTCGGACGAAGCCACGCGCAGGGCCGTGTCTCAGATCCCGCTGCTGAAGACTCCGGCGGGGCCGCGGGACCGGGCTCTGTGGCCGCAGCGGCTGAAGGAGGAGTACCAGGCTCTGATCCGGTTCGTGGAGCAGAACAAGGCCGCGGACAACGACTGGTTCCGCCTCGAGTCCAACGCGGACGGGACGCGGTGGACCGGCACGTGCTGGTTCATCCACGAGCTGATGCGCTACGAGTTCCGGTTGGAGTTCGACATCCCGGTGACGTATCCCGACACCGCGCCCGAGGTGGCGGTACCGGAGCTGGACGGGAAGACGGCGAAGATGTACCGGGGCGGGAGGATCTGCCTCACCGACCACTTCGCGCCGCTCTGGGCCCGGAACGCGCCGCGCTTCGGGCTCGCGCACCTCATGGCGCTGGGACTCGGACCGTGGCTCGCGGTGGAAATACCGGATCTGATCGGTAAAGGGCTCGTGCTCCACAAGGAGCGGCAGCGCGACGAGGCGGCGGAGTGACGTCAGCGGACAACACGTTCAAGACTTTTGAATGGAAACGGAACCAAAACACGAAGAGTGACGTCATGCTAAGGTGTAATGACCGTCACCGTGAGGAGCTGAGCAGTGTtgtttataaagtttatttaaatggaCTGACACACGGACACTGTTCTACAAATGTCCACAGAAGTTATTTTTTGATTAAAGTGACTTGGGTTTATATCACATTAAAATCATGTGATAACATGTCCACGatttctgagaataattcatgattggaagtgtgtgtgtgtttgtgatttggtgcagaattGAGCTGAGAAAAGTTTGTATATAAACTGATGGGAAATGAAAAGTTTGACAACATCACTAACAGACGCtgttgtgacctttgacctggaTCTTCTCTCCCCGATCAGAAGTAGTTGAGGAAGGTAGTGGCCCTCGATGACACTTCCATTCTGTTCACAGCTGATCAGAGGTTGATATTGATAGgtctcccaccaccaccaacatGCCCCCTGGTTTCCATGGAAACGGGGGCAGTGTTTAAATTGTCagtaagaaattaaaatgttaaatatttgaaagGACTTATTGAAACAgtgtgaataaaatgaattaaaccaTAACTGTTTATTAGTTATGAGGGTTACACAAAAATCAAttcaacttcctgttttcccCCACTACATTCGTAGTTTCAGTGTTAATcttattttccatctttttgtAGTTTCCTCTCAGTAAACTTGGATAAGCTCCACCCACTCCGCACGAGGCCACGCCCCATTCTCTTGCACGTTGCTAGGCGATGACTTCCAGTCCCAGCTCCTCACCGGGATGCTCCAGGAGGAACCGTAATTTGCCGTCACATAGTCAAGGGTTTCACACGGAACACGAACTTTCAGCTCGAGAAGCTCCGTCCAGCAAAGAGAGAACCGAGGGAAGATGTACCTGACGAagaacaaacataaaaaacttTATCGATAACAAAAGTGGGACATATTTAAACCAGATGACAGAAGAGTCATAAAACTTATTTAATGTTAATCTTTTATTCACTTGAACTTCCTGCCGCTCTTCGCCTGTGTTCCTCCATTCCAGACGATGTCTCCGTCTtcatagaagaagaaaatgtccaGTTTGACATCCTCACTTACAAATGACAGCTCCAGACTGTCCTCCACCTGCACTTCGAAATAAAAGAAGCcttcaaaatcaaacacacactagCTTCAAAAAAATTAGAGACACTTAAAGACAAAATACAACATGaaaattaaacagtttaaaaaaaatgttttaaaatacacacaacccTTCAAAACACTACCTTCACTTAAACAACCAcctgcaaataaaataaaataaatttagttttataaatatcTGACCTTTCCAAACTTGTGTTTGAGTGACAGTCCGGCGTCTCTGAATGCTGCAATGATGTCCCACCGGAAGTCTGCGATAGAAATCCCTATATCGACATCACGACTGTACGAAATAATACTGCATTGCCTGAAccagcctgcagggggcgagagaggcagagacatcTGTTGATgatgctgtgatgtcatcatgtcaAAAAGTTAGCAAGTTAGCACATTACCCAGACAGGTGCCGCTGCTGAGCCAGAAGGGGATGTTGAGTTGTTTGAGCGTTCGAGCGGCTAAATGAAGCAACGACTTTGCTTTTCTGTGAAAATCCATCGCCGTTGGAGATGTGTCATCAGGATAGAGCTACATTCACACATAGTGGAGAAAGACaatctatttattcattcttatttaattttgtaaCAAAATAATGACTCAAGATCCTGGCTTTTCATCATGTGGTTGAAAGCTCAGCTAAAATCAGCAAATttataagatatatatatatatatatatatcttctgTCAGACCTGCAAGAAGTTACGGGCGTCACGGTAACGACACTCCAGGAAGTGGGCATGTTGCTGCTCGGACAAGAAGTGGGAAACGTTGCGCGGGACTTGAATGTCGAGGCCATCCAGGACAGTCAGGACCAGCTCTGGCCTGCAGGGGGCAAGCACATTTAACACGTTTAATTAGTGCAGGACTGTGACACGGGACTAACACGGTgctttttggtagtttttccttactcttgttgagggttaagaacagaggtcACAcattgttaaagccctatgagacaaattgtgatttgtgaatatgggctatacaaataagtATACAGTTCACTGATTGATCTGTGAACTGCCTCATCCTCAGGAAAATGATGAGGATAATGTATAAAGACACTTGTCTTTTCTGTGGGGCCCCTAAATGTCTAGTCTGGGTCTACTTTCTGTATGACCCGTTAAAATATCCATACGTTTTTGGCGCCCCCTCAGACTGGATTCAGTATAAACGTACAGTCGTCAGTGTAACAGTGACTATTTAAAGTGAGTGTGTTTACTGACACTGATTCAACCACAGTCAAACACTCTTGTCTTCATACGTGTTGCTGTACCTGTCATAGGCTCCGGCATGACGTCCGTAGTCAAGCAGCTTAAACGGTGCGAAGCTCCGGTCCCTGTTAGCTTTGAGACGTAGCGCTCCGTGCCACAGATAGTTCCCGCTTCGCTCGTACAGGAATACCACCTGCGGCAAAACATCATCATATCATTTTGATCCTATGAAGTCACTAAATGTTTGGAGGTGTCATCAGGTGATGTGGCCTCACTCACCTGGATGATGTAACCATTGAGGCGGAAGAGGAAGTGCAGGGGGATGTCCTCTCCTGACAAAGTGTCCAGGCTGGCCAATCGGGGATCCTCTCCtcgcagctgcagcagctcaaagcCTTTCTGCTCAACAGCCAATAGGAAGCcagactgacagaaaaaaaagaagtaaataatttgacaaaagtcacattatataaaaacatgagGGTAAACGTGTCATAAATCTCTCATCCTACTCACATCATACTTCCACAGGTTGGCGTGCACAGCGAACGATGTGATTGGCCGGTCAGTGCAGAGAAAGCTGCAATGCGGCTCCCGCACCTGCCGGTCACGCTGTCGCAAAGCATCCTGGGAGAGTAATGTGAGCGCTGCGGTGTCGGCAAGAAACATGGGCAGCCTGAACCGCTGTGCCAACGCCAGGAACTTCTTCactgtctgctgcagagacatgaAACATGAGAGTTACCATGGAAAACCCTATCAGGACAGGACTGTGACAGATGTCCTCATATAAGACATGTGTACAGAGACAATGTCCAACGACCTGCTGATCACACTGACTGTCTCCATTCAACTGCACAACAACCTGCATGTCTCTGCCTGGAGAAGAACCTacacaaacatgtggagaacaTGCAACATGTATGTGAtcattgtgtgtcagtgtaacacaaacaatacaacgTCACTGACGCTGACTCACCCATTGGATGTCGCTGGCGGTCAGTTGACCGGTTCTGCTCAGGATGTGAGGACCAGCCTGCAGAAGACATGTTAGGATTAGAATCTTTTTAATTTGCTAAAGAGTGACGACACATTCTCAAcataacaaacatttaaataacataaaGTCTAAATGAGGCCACTTCCTTGTTTACGTGACGCTCCTCCTCACCTTGCTGACGTACGTCCGGTAGTAATACAGCTGGAACAGCAGGAACACGGAGCTGCTGACGATCAGCAGCGTTAAAACGACTGTCCGGTTCACGCGAGGCATCCGGTAACCCTGCGCGGTGACCCGCTCCTCATGACGTCAGCACCGGAGCGCTCCGGTTGTTTACCGGCGGCAAAAACCTACAGCCGCGCGAAAAACACAAAGCTGTCTGTGGCCTCAGCAGCCGCCGCCATCTTTTTAACCACCGGATAAGGAAGGCTGCTTCCATGCGAgaccttcacaataaaagcagacattaacaaagtaaacaaataaataaaataaaaacaatacatttactTAAAAATCGAAAGATAATCCACATTAAAATCTCCTGATGAAAACAGTATTACgtgtaatgtaatatttagtTTATCTGCAGCGGACTGTATCTTCTTATAAGAGATAAGTTTTctaattttatttgttgtgcTTGTTGTTTGTTCTTCACTGAAAACTATGATATTCTCTTTAACTCTAGATTagtt
It contains:
- the ythdc1 gene encoding YTH domain-containing protein 1 — translated: MAADRREDKDGELNVLEDLLTEAPDQDDELYNPESERDVSDKKGTKRKSERSDSHDLKRLRPSSGHAPSRSSSNNKRAPGPPLSSSKKTPSSPRGRHTASTGYRNDYYEERKNRRVSREATRSRGAEDARRREAQRGLEGLSQKLRREERPPSPTPQGAINQSEDDVAEEYGSDQGSGSSSPAGSHVEEEDEEQEEDEEEEGMEEEEEEEEEEGEKEEEEEEEYERRGGGEGNDYDTRSEAGDSRSASSVSFSDDGESARSGSASDASDSEKKQEKLSSSVRAVRKGMENPTSKLRYILRDARFFLIKSNNHENVSLAKAKGVWSTLPVNEKKLNAAFRSARSVVLVFSVRESGKFQGFARLASESHHGGSPIHWVLPAGMNAKMLGGVFKIDWLCRRELPFTKTSHLSNPWNEHKPVKIGRDGQEIQPDIGAQLSALFPLDESVDVHLVARRVRHKRRTPSEPRPRGRPPQREPGRRRPEEYDLHGRKRPRADGPPDFNQRAGFLQDLRNQQVDRRFSSVRRDVFLNGSYDYMRDYHHSVGPPAPWQTLAAYPGVEQPPPHHPPYYHHGHPPPPPHQAYHHHHPPLPPHEAPPPRFRDKQRAPQHRAFASSPHDYDMRVDDFLRRTQAVVSSRRERERQRERERGGPRRERERERGRDRDRERERDKERGRYRR
- the ufc1 gene encoding ubiquitin-fold modifier-conjugating enzyme 1; this encodes MSDEATRRAVSQIPLLKTPAGPRDRALWPQRLKEEYQALIRFVEQNKAADNDWFRLESNADGTRWTGTCWFIHELMRYEFRLEFDIPVTYPDTAPEVAVPELDGKTAKMYRGGRICLTDHFAPLWARNAPRFGLAHLMALGLGPWLAVEIPDLIGKGLVLHKERQRDEAAE
- the fktn gene encoding fukutin isoform X1, with the protein product MPRVNRTVVLTLLIVSSSVFLLFQLYYYRTYVSKAGPHILSRTGQLTASDIQWQTVKKFLALAQRFRLPMFLADTAALTLLSQDALRQRDRQVREPHCSFLCTDRPITSFAVHANLWKYDSGFLLAVEQKGFELLQLRGEDPRLASLDTLSGEDIPLHFLFRLNGYIIQVVFLYERSGNYLWHGALRLKANRDRSFAPFKLLDYGRHAGAYDRPELVLTVLDGLDIQVPRNVSHFLSEQQHAHFLECRYRDARNFLQLYPDDTSPTAMDFHRKAKSLLHLAARTLKQLNIPFWLSSGTCLGWFRQCSIISYSRDVDIGISIADFRWDIIAAFRDAGLSLKHKFGKVEDSLELSFVSEDVKLDIFFFYEDGDIVWNGGTQAKSGRKFKYIFPRFSLCWTELLELKVRVPCETLDYVTANYGSSWSIPVRSWDWKSSPSNVQENGAWPRAEWVELIQVY
- the fktn gene encoding fukutin isoform X2 yields the protein MPRVNRTVVLTLLIVSSSVFLLFQLYYYRTYVSKAGPHILSRTGQLTASDIQWTVKKFLALAQRFRLPMFLADTAALTLLSQDALRQRDRQVREPHCSFLCTDRPITSFAVHANLWKYDSGFLLAVEQKGFELLQLRGEDPRLASLDTLSGEDIPLHFLFRLNGYIIQVVFLYERSGNYLWHGALRLKANRDRSFAPFKLLDYGRHAGAYDRPELVLTVLDGLDIQVPRNVSHFLSEQQHAHFLECRYRDARNFLQLYPDDTSPTAMDFHRKAKSLLHLAARTLKQLNIPFWLSSGTCLGWFRQCSIISYSRDVDIGISIADFRWDIIAAFRDAGLSLKHKFGKVEDSLELSFVSEDVKLDIFFFYEDGDIVWNGGTQAKSGRKFKYIFPRFSLCWTELLELKVRVPCETLDYVTANYGSSWSIPVRSWDWKSSPSNVQENGAWPRAEWVELIQVY